CTGCGGTGAagcaaatttacatttaatttgtgTTTTCTCTTGCAGAAATTGAAAGGGTGCAGAAAGGTGAACCTAAAAAGGAGGGTGAGGCGTATCTGGATTTGTTCGCCAACAAGAACGTAAGGGTGAAGGAGAGAGTGCTCATTCCCACGAAGCAATATCCTCGGGTAAGTCATTATGAACCGTCTGAGTTTTAAGTACTTGTTATTGGATGTTTGTTAAATAACTTAATGTTTCCCCTCAGTTTAACTTTGTGGGAAAGATTCTGGGGCCTCAGGGCAGCACCATCAAACGTCTGCAGGAAGACACCGGCGCGAAGATCTCTGTGCTGGGCAAAGGATCCATGAGGGATAAGAACAAGGTAATAAACCAGACTACATCACTAATGAGTTTACTCGTAAGTGACCTGGTTACTAATGATTCAATTGTGAAACCTGCAGGAAGAGGAGCTGAGGAAGGGTGGTGATCCGAAGTACGCACACTTGGCCATGGAGCTGCATGTGCACATCGAGGTTTTTGCTCCAATTCCTGATTGCTACCTGCGTATGGCTCATGCCATGGACGAGGTCAAGAAGTTCCTAATGCCTGTAAGTGTAAAATGATTCAACCTGTTTTTTTCTCCataaatttaattttcacttcaGTAAGAGTAAATTCTAATGGGTTCTCAAGTGCATTGTCTAACTGTAAGGCCTAGACACTTGAAACTTGACTAGATTGCACAGCTTAATTTGTGGAAAGACTTGCCCAAATCAACCAATGGGGGTGCTATAGTTAAACACCTAGACTGCTTCTCGTAGACTCAATTGTCTTATATTATTGAAATTTTAGCCTGTCTTAATATGCATGCTATCTATCCTAAATTCTATCTGATAGTGGTAATTTTCAATATTGTTTAGGGCAGATCGGGATGTAGGGCGTGACTCAAGACTAACAAATTTCTCTTGTCAGGTGGAAGGGATGGATGATATGCACCCGGAAGCTTTCATGGATCCAGGTTTTCTGAACGGCTCTCAGGATATTCCTGGGCCTGGCAGAGGCATCCCTCGTGGTCGTGGTGGCCCACCACCCCCAATGGGCCCTAGGTGAGAACTATATCAAATGTAGCCTTTGTATGCCACATGCATCTGTTAATGTAATTATCTTCTGTTTGGAGTATGTGTAGTAAATCCATATGCGTTTTTGTTCACGTAGGGGTCGTGGTATGCCACCTCGTGGAGCACCAAGAGGAGGAGCTCCAAGAGGAGGTCCAGGGCGTGGAGCTTCCGCCAGGGGAGCCCCCGCAGGACGTGGAGGTCCTCCACCCTCTGCACAATCCAGAGGAGGAGCAGCTGCTCGCTCAAGACCACCAGCTCCGGCTCAGAGGATGACACCATCAACTGCTCTGTCCCACCAGCAGCACCCAACCAAACCAGAGACCTACGGCGAATATGTAAGTCAATATCCACAACACCCATGTGAACTGTAATTGTGTTAAATATACTGCCATTCAGTTATTACCTTTCTATCAAATAATCCAGAAAAACATTAAGGTTTCATGAAAACGTATCACAAATTCAGCCTTGTCACAAAATGTATTAGTTACTttgaataatatattatatttgaataatttgttaatttgatgtttaagaattctcttctcaaagcctgcattaatttgatccaaaagcAAAAATGGTAATCTTGTGAAATGTTTAGTATTTAAACTGCTTtatatttaaatcaattttaaaatgtagtttattcctgtggtcaaagctaaattttcagcattactccaaggttttttttttttttttttttttggtgagcaGCAAacaagaatattagaatgaattctaaagggaggaataatgatgctaaaaatcagctttgaaatgacaTTAATGTATTGCgttttaaaatctattaaaatagaagtcatttaaatTCTAAAATCTCAATTTTATTGTTTgcgctttggatcaaataaatgcaggattgatgagcagaagacactACTTTTAAAACCGTGAATCTTAACCATTCTAAATCTTTTGACTAGTGTatccatttttactttatttttgatctaATTCAGCTTTAGTGAGCATAAGAGTAAATCCCCATAACAactctaaacttttgaatggcagtgtactaGACTCTGGctcatgtttttaaaatttaaaattttgctGCGATACTAGTTTGTAAATGCATGTCCTTCGTTTGAGTACACATACTCGTTCAGTCATAAGGAACCGACCCGTCTGGATTAAGCCAGTATTACGTCAAATACTGTAAATTAAATCTCACTGGTACACTTTTTGCTCTCTAATTATCATTAGTCTCTTTTATTGCATTACTTTTGCTACCACTTTGTAGAAACATCAGTATTTCCATTTAAAAAGACCAACAACTGCAAGTCTTTAGAAATCTATTTTTAGCTCATCTCTGTTTCCTGTATTTTCTCAGGCATATGAAGAACCATACGCAGAGCCTTCCTATGAAGGGTATGAAAGCTACTACAGTCAGCCTGCTCCACAGCCGTGAGTGCTGTTTGCTGCAtacttttttccccctcttaATTAGTCCATACTACTTTCTTTGATTCATTTCATGCATTTCCAAACTGCAGCAACTAAATTTAACATTTATGCTCACGGTTTCTTAGAAGCTATGAAGCGGTTTTCTTAAccaaagtctgtctttgatttaaTTTTAAGACCTTATACAAAACCGCTTTTGATTTAAACCTTGTTTTTCTTCCACAGAGATACAGAGTATTATGATTACGGTCACGGAGAGGCACAAGAAACTTACGAGTCTTACAGTAAGTCATGTTCTCATTTATGCATGCATCATTCAGTGAAATGTCCAGCTTGTTTTTTGGCACATCTATGAGGCAGTAGAGCTAGAGTATACTACAGACTCTAATACAGAACATTAATCATGCTTAAACTACAGCATACACCCATAGAACATTGTGTGATGCACTATGTTATCCTTGAGTCATTTCTTCGTTAacagtgtttgtttgtttctagCTGAAGATGACTGGGAAGGCAGTGCTTGGGGCGGCTCTGGTGGAAAGGCTCCTCCTGCCCGTCAGGGCAAATCGTATCGGGAGCATCCATATGGCAGATACTGAGAGCTGTCCGTCACTACGGTTGCCTGGCAACTTCGTCCCCTCGTAACCTCTTGTAACCACCTAAAGTAATTCtagttgttatttttgtattctgtTTTGGTTAACACTCCTTTTTAATATTCTGAATCTACTCTAAGTAGGACGATGACCATAAGTTCGACGTGACGCGTTTTAGATTTGCGATTATATGCTGTGCTTAttcttgctttttttgttttatgacttgttttgctgtttttgtttccttttaatGCTTAAGTGTTTCTTCTCTGAAAAAGTTGATGCCAGAATGCTAGATAATTAGCTGATGGCCATGTGTAAAAtgacttgctaaaaaaaaaaaaagagagaaaattgCTTGTTAATGTCacttagacttattccaaacgcGCTTTTGTAAGGCATAGCAAAAAATCAAGGAATGCACAAAAATATTAGTTCCTGTACAAATCAATCTTgttgcttttcaaaaaaacaaaTTCCATTTGGTtggtttatttattgtttgaaatTCTCGTAAAAACATTCAAACTTCGCATATGCTGATTCGTTTTGTTAAATGAGCAAAACAAATATCGCTAAGTTTGTAGTCTTAGATTTACTTGTAGTCAGATAAAAGTACAACCTTCtcaaatctttgtacgtacaatACTCAACTATTAGAAAACTTGTTCTTTGGTGTTTCTAGATTTGCAGTTTCCGAAATATTAGCAAACTTGTGTGCATTTCCTAACTAGGGAACTAAATATGTCCAAAATGTGTCCCTATCAGTTTGTCAATAAAGCATAGTTTTCTTTTACAGCCTTCAAAACTTTTGTATTTGACTTTTATTAAAGTGCTAATATTCATCCCATATAAAACTGTTGCAAACTGTAAAACTGTCCAAATTATGCATGCATTTTATAACATCACAGCATTTAGATAGAAACCTTGTTTTACTCACTTAATGCTgttcaaaatatatattgtgtATAAACCGTTGATAAATAGTCTGCAATTATTTGTGAAGTAGATCGTGAAAAATGTGCTTATGTCTTGTACAGGAAAATATTTCCAAAATGTTACTTTGGTCCCCCAACAAGTTAATCAATTCTTTGTGTTTAatcattttaaaggggtcatatgttTAAAACCGGCTGTTATTAAGCTTTTGAATGACAATTAGGACTTAAAACTTAAGTAAAAATGCATTTACCTAAATTAGAGTGAAAAACATCTGCCTGTTTTTGGTGCAAAAACAAGTGGATTTGACTttaatatgacccctttaacaatcaATAGTCAAGCTAtttaacattaacaatgatttatACACAATACTAAGACAATCCTGGAATTTTTGTAATGTGTTTATACCTGTTTTAAAAGCGATAACCCTGTTGCAACCTTGCATCAGAGTCACTAAATCCCTCTGATGTCACAGAGACTCTACATATCTGTCTTCTATTGAAAAGGATCTTGAGGTAAGACCTGCAGAGTCACCTCTAAAAGCCCAGATAGATCCCCCTTTTTAAAAGGTAAAGTATACATGCACAAAACAATTTAGATGTTTGGTGCTCTGGTAACTTTGCGtgcaaaaaaaaaggcaaaagcaaCGGCATGATCTGTATTGTTCAACCAGATCTCTCAACACAAAGACTTTTGTAGCCCAGGGTGAAAGTTTTGACCGTGAAGATGATTCAAATGTTGCATTCGCTGGCTTAATAAACTACAAAATTGGGAAAGAAGGCGTAAAGCGTAATGCAAGCTTCAAAAAGGTAATATCAACCCTAAATTTCTTTCCTAGCACAAATGTTCACTCACTTATTTCTACACAATCATTGCAAATTCAAATTCCGTTGTGTACAAATTCAAAAGTCAATATTCCTAAACCTGGCTAACACAtcataaaacatttcttttttctaaAATTAGTCTGTTATATgcaacttttgtttttaaaaaccaAATAGATTGTAGTTTTTAGTCCAAATTACACTGTTcttaaagtattcttgtagctgtACAAAATAGAGAAAATGTCCTCGAATCTAATATGTAATGAGATGTGTGTAGAGGTGTACTTGTGTTTGTGGAGTTGATTTGTGTGGTTTTGTGTACTAACTCCTCTTTTGTGTTGCTCAGTGACTGATGCAG
Above is a genomic segment from Garra rufa chromosome 2, GarRuf1.0, whole genome shotgun sequence containing:
- the khdrbs1a gene encoding KH domain-containing, RNA-binding, signal transduction-associated protein 1a isoform X1, coding for MDVNNKNRKNSAGDSKYLPELLAEKDSLDSSFTHAMKLLSAEIERVQKGEPKKEGEAYLDLFANKNVRVKERVLIPTKQYPRFNFVGKILGPQGSTIKRLQEDTGAKISVLGKGSMRDKNKEEELRKGGDPKYAHLAMELHVHIEVFAPIPDCYLRMAHAMDEVKKFLMPVEGMDDMHPEAFMDPGFLNGSQDIPGPGRGIPRGRGGPPPPMGPRGRGMPPRGAPRGGAPRGGPGRGASARGAPAGRGGPPPSAQSRGGAAARSRPPAPAQRMTPSTALSHQQHPTKPETYGEYAYEEPYAEPSYEGYESYYSQPAPQPDTEYYDYGHGEAQETYESYTEDDWEGSAWGGSGGKAPPARQGKSYREHPYGRY
- the khdrbs1a gene encoding KH domain-containing, RNA-binding, signal transduction-associated protein 1a isoform X2; translated protein: MDVNNKNRKNSAGDSKYLPELLAEKDSLDSSFTHAMKLLSAEIERVQKGEPKKEGEAYLDLFANKNVRVKERVLIPTKQYPRFNFVGKILGPQGSTIKRLQEDTGAKISVLGKGSMRDKNKEEELRKGGDPKYAHLAMELHVHIEVFAPIPDCYLRMAHAMDEVKKFLMPVEGMDDMHPEAFMDPGFLNGSQDIPGPGRGIPRGRGGPPPPMGPRGRGMPPRGAPRGGAPRGGPGRGASARGAPAGRGGPPPSAQSRGGAAARSRPPAPAQRMTPSTALSHQQHPTKPETYGEYAYEEPYAEPSYEGDTEYYDYGHGEAQETYESYTEDDWEGSAWGGSGGKAPPARQGKSYREHPYGRY